One Dendropsophus ebraccatus isolate aDenEbr1 unplaced genomic scaffold, aDenEbr1.pat pat_scaffold_521_ctg1, whole genome shotgun sequence DNA window includes the following coding sequences:
- the LOC138777144 gene encoding mRNA decay activator protein ZFP36L3-like — translation MAKGGGMISNQAKIAKGAFIASQTKIAVGVVITNQVLIAEGAVIADRAMIAKGAVIADRAMIAEGAVIASRGLIAEGSVIASQGLIAEGAVIASQGMIGEGAVIASQGMIGERAVIASQGMIGEGAMIARQGMIGEGAMIASQGMIGEGAVIASQGMIGEGAMIASQGMIVKGAMIARQGMIGEGAMIARQGMIGEGAMIASQGMIAEGAMKTEGAMIADQGMIGEGAVIAEGAVIESQAV, via the coding sequence ATGGCCAAGGGGGGGGGCATGATATCAAACCAAGCCAAAATAGCCAAGGGAGCCTTTATAGCAAGCCAGACAAAGATAGCGGTGGGAGTTGTGATAACAAACCAAGTCTTGATAGCCGAGGGAGCTGTGATAGCCGACCGAGCCATGATAGCCAAAGGAGCTGTGATAGCCGACCGAGCCATGATAGCCGAGGGAGCTGTGATAGCAAGCCGAGGGCTGATAGCTGAGGGATCCGTAATAGCAAGCCAAGGGCTGATAGCCGAGGGAGCCGTGATAGCAAGCCAAGGGATGATAGGTGAGGGAGCCGTGATAGCAAGCCAAGGGATGATAGGTGAGAGAGCCGTGATAGCAAGCCAAGGGATGATAGGTGAGGGAGCCATGATAGCACGCCAAGGGATGATAGGTGAGGGAGCCATGATAGCAAGCCAAGGGATGATAGGTGAGGGAGCCGTGATAGCAAGCCAAGGGATGATAGGTGAGGGAGCCATGATAGCAAGCCAAGGGATGATAGTCAAGGGAGCCATGATAGCACGCCAAGGGATGATAGGTGAGGGAGCCATGATAGCACGCCAAGGGATGATAGGTGAGGGAGCCATGATAGCAAGCCAagggatgatagcagagggagccATGAAAACAGAGGGAGCCATGATAGCAGATCAAGGGATGATAGGCGAGGGAGCCGTGATAGCTGAGGGAGCCGTGATAGAAAGCCAGGCTGTGTAA